A genomic stretch from Planctomycetota bacterium includes:
- a CDS encoding nuclease: MRPAIAIALSLVLASVAFAGTLTGKVVKIVDGDMIDVLDGS, encoded by the coding sequence ATGCGTCCCGCCATTGCCATCGCCCTATCCCTTGTCCTGGCCTCCGTCGCCTTCGCCGGCACGCTCACCGGGAAGGTGGTGAAGATCGTCGATGGCGACATGATCGACGTGCTCGACGGCTC